In one Spirosoma rigui genomic region, the following are encoded:
- a CDS encoding 4'-phosphopantetheinyl transferase family protein gives MDNVSVTCTACQDVTWEGWSVDAIGSELAVYRINLSDVLPWLSPLRNLLAWDEIDRALRYRRPDDELRFSCTRALLRLLLARYTLQLPGELRFVAGANRKPALDGTTGWQFNVSHSGNWLLIAIGRAQVGVDLEWVNPGFPFHDVFELSFSHAEQRHIESAADARLAFYRLWTRKEALVKATGKGMDDAFDQIPSLTGTHQTNRQVLGQSGGWMVISFTVEDAYTAAVAHNGTPVATPRFYTLDPGLLLNNA, from the coding sequence ATGGACAATGTGTCGGTTACCTGTACTGCCTGTCAGGATGTTACATGGGAGGGGTGGTCGGTCGATGCAATAGGAAGCGAACTGGCTGTTTACCGGATTAACCTGTCTGATGTGCTGCCCTGGCTGTCGCCACTGCGCAACCTGCTGGCCTGGGATGAGATTGACCGGGCACTGCGGTACCGCCGGCCGGACGATGAACTTCGGTTTAGCTGTACCCGGGCGCTACTTCGGTTGTTACTGGCGCGGTATACGCTCCAGTTGCCCGGCGAGTTGCGTTTCGTGGCCGGCGCCAATCGGAAACCAGCGCTGGACGGTACAACCGGCTGGCAGTTTAACGTATCGCACTCGGGAAATTGGCTGCTCATCGCCATCGGCCGGGCGCAGGTTGGTGTCGATCTGGAATGGGTAAACCCCGGCTTTCCTTTTCACGACGTATTTGAACTCAGTTTTAGCCATGCCGAGCAGCGCCATATTGAGTCGGCTGCCGACGCGAGGCTGGCGTTCTACCGGCTATGGACGCGCAAAGAAGCGCTGGTAAAAGCAACCGGAAAGGGTATGGATGATGCGTTTGACCAGATTCCTTCCTTAACGGGTACGCACCAGACAAACCGCCAGGTACTGGGACAGTCGGGTGGTTGGATGGTGATTAGCTTCACCGTTGAGGACGCCTATACTGCCGCCGTTGCGCACAACGGAACACCGGTGGCGACACCTCGTTTCTATACCCTCGATCCGGGCTTGCTCCTGAACAATGCCTAA
- a CDS encoding alpha-1,2-fucosyltransferase has translation MIITRITSGLGNQLFQYALGRSLALQHKTSLYFDLSYYRQAYETDTLRAFKLDRFNIDYEVLNNSPYLYVSKFTKLLPNRTLKPLFRFVQEKHFHFDAGVRKASAAFVTLDGFWQSERYFGENEPIIRQDLQFNRETGDTFARYKTEIAQSQQPVSLHIRRGDYVNHPEFSKSFGFLGLDYYRAAIALLKSRFASFKLFIFSDDPEWVRENLITDVDYTLVVNTGADADLDDLHLMSLCSHHVIANSSFSWWGAWLNADPDKVVIAPKTWFRNKPDWNTADLVPTSWLRV, from the coding sequence ATGATTATCACCCGGATTACGAGTGGCTTGGGCAATCAACTCTTTCAATATGCATTGGGGCGTAGTCTTGCGTTGCAACACAAAACGTCCCTGTACTTTGATCTGAGCTATTACCGCCAGGCGTATGAAACGGATACACTGCGAGCCTTTAAACTTGACCGGTTCAACATCGACTACGAGGTACTGAATAATTCGCCCTACCTGTACGTATCGAAATTCACGAAACTACTGCCTAACCGTACCCTGAAGCCTTTATTTCGGTTCGTTCAGGAAAAGCATTTTCACTTCGATGCCGGCGTGCGCAAAGCCAGTGCTGCCTTTGTGACTCTAGATGGCTTCTGGCAATCGGAACGCTATTTCGGCGAGAACGAACCCATTATCCGGCAGGATCTGCAGTTCAACCGGGAAACCGGCGACACGTTTGCCCGCTATAAAACGGAGATTGCGCAAAGCCAGCAACCCGTTTCGCTGCACATCCGCCGGGGTGATTACGTTAACCATCCCGAGTTCAGTAAATCGTTCGGGTTTCTGGGCCTCGATTACTACCGGGCGGCTATCGCTTTGCTGAAAAGTCGGTTTGCTTCCTTTAAGCTCTTTATTTTCAGCGATGACCCCGAGTGGGTCCGGGAAAACCTGATAACTGATGTTGACTATACGCTGGTTGTTAACACGGGAGCTGACGCGGACCTGGACGATTTACACCTGATGAGTTTGTGTAGCCACCATGTCATTGCCAACAGCTCGTTCAGTTGGTGGGGGGCCTGGCTCAACGCCGACCCGGACAAGGTCGTGATTGCCCCCAAAACGTGGTTCAGGAACAAGCCAGACTGGAACACTGCTGATTTGGTCCCAACGTCCTGGCTGCGGGTGTAG
- a CDS encoding acyltransferase — protein MPLKQYIDSHPALKRFIHWTLIPTNKARPRRWVSWFVNPFIHQRHRSSTVSSGVRLDVLPFNGFEMGANSTIESFSVVNNGVGPVRIGANSLVGIGAIVIGPVEIGANVIMAQHVVLSGLNHTYENIHQPIWKQPVTTKPIIVEDECWIGANVTITAGVTIGRHAVVAGGSVVTHDVPPYSVVGGNPARVLKQYDESAGEWLKAAPKAAESLARQLTPVMA, from the coding sequence ATGCCACTTAAACAGTATATCGACAGCCATCCTGCCTTGAAACGGTTCATTCACTGGACCCTCATCCCTACCAACAAGGCAAGACCCCGGCGCTGGGTCAGCTGGTTCGTAAATCCGTTTATTCATCAGCGGCATCGTTCGTCAACGGTCAGTTCGGGCGTTCGGCTGGACGTACTTCCCTTCAACGGGTTTGAGATGGGAGCTAATAGCACCATTGAATCGTTCAGCGTAGTTAACAATGGCGTTGGACCTGTCCGGATCGGTGCCAACTCGCTCGTAGGCATCGGGGCTATCGTGATCGGACCCGTTGAGATCGGTGCCAACGTGATCATGGCGCAGCATGTTGTACTATCCGGCCTTAACCACACCTACGAAAATATTCACCAGCCCATCTGGAAGCAGCCCGTAACGACCAAGCCAATCATTGTTGAGGACGAATGCTGGATTGGGGCCAACGTGACCATCACGGCTGGCGTCACCATTGGCCGCCACGCTGTTGTGGCGGGCGGTAGCGTCGTCACCCACGATGTACCTCCCTACAGCGTCGTTGGGGGTAACCCGGCCCGTGTGTTGAAACAATATGACGAATCGGCGGGGGAGTGGCTGAAAGCAGCTCCCAAGGCCGCAGAGTCCCTGGCGCGTCAGCTCACGCCCGTCATGGCGTAG
- a CDS encoding O-antigen ligase family protein, whose protein sequence is MTDRTFHISQQLRSNRLIFGLLSILLPLAAGWMIGTWGTMSGLLIVGVPIALTVLVSILVEPKLGLLIYINLGFFLGFSRFIPVELPLGLALDGVIMLTLMGVILNGRRMNWHRLHHPVFYILTVWLFYTILEFFNPEAPYQPAWFFHARFFSLNWFYIAIIVLVMDITRADIRLFFKIWLGWSLFACFWAFKQQYIGVAEAEAIWLAQGAAKTHVLWGQLRSFSFYSDASQFGAEMAGVTLVCLIVLIEEKNFIRKVSFIVLALLFFWGFAVSGTRSALFVLLGGYPAYLVLRRNVRLLLGGIAAAIPILVILLFTSIGDSNYQIFRIRSALHPNQDASFLVRLENQAKLKAYLKDLPFGAGIGTSGDMGARFSPEHPASIIPPDSWYVEIWIETGVVGLTLYLLVLASIIALGTYKVWQIKDPWLSKLMIALLAEFIGIIVMSYSNPTIGQFPTSTILFISSILFTTCERWDTAKAKTPGAVNVVA, encoded by the coding sequence ATGACTGACCGGACATTTCATATAAGCCAGCAACTCCGCAGTAACCGTTTGATATTCGGGCTGCTGAGCATCCTACTTCCTCTGGCAGCGGGCTGGATGATTGGCACCTGGGGTACCATGAGCGGGCTGCTCATTGTGGGGGTTCCCATTGCCCTTACGGTACTGGTAAGCATTCTGGTCGAACCAAAGCTGGGTCTCCTTATCTACATTAATCTGGGCTTTTTCCTTGGTTTCAGCCGGTTCATTCCGGTTGAATTGCCCCTGGGTCTGGCGCTCGACGGCGTAATCATGCTCACGCTGATGGGTGTTATTCTGAACGGCAGGCGCATGAACTGGCACCGGCTGCACCACCCGGTTTTTTACATTCTTACCGTCTGGCTGTTCTACACGATTCTGGAGTTTTTCAATCCGGAAGCTCCGTACCAGCCAGCCTGGTTCTTCCACGCCCGGTTCTTTTCCCTGAACTGGTTCTACATCGCCATCATCGTGCTGGTTATGGACATTACCCGGGCCGACATACGTCTTTTTTTCAAGATATGGCTTGGCTGGTCGCTGTTTGCCTGCTTTTGGGCTTTCAAGCAGCAATACATTGGCGTGGCCGAAGCCGAAGCTATTTGGCTGGCCCAGGGAGCGGCCAAAACACACGTGTTATGGGGCCAGTTGCGCAGTTTCTCGTTCTACTCCGACGCATCGCAGTTTGGCGCTGAAATGGCCGGGGTTACGCTGGTATGCCTGATCGTTCTCATTGAGGAAAAGAATTTCATCCGGAAGGTCAGCTTCATTGTGCTGGCTCTGCTGTTCTTCTGGGGTTTTGCCGTTTCGGGTACCCGCAGTGCGCTTTTTGTCTTGCTGGGGGGCTACCCGGCTTACCTCGTACTACGGCGTAATGTCCGGCTGTTGCTCGGAGGAATAGCCGCGGCCATTCCCATCCTCGTTATTTTGTTATTTACCAGCATTGGCGATTCAAACTATCAGATCTTCCGGATACGATCGGCCCTCCACCCTAATCAGGATGCTTCTTTTCTGGTTCGTCTGGAAAACCAGGCCAAGCTGAAAGCCTACCTCAAAGATTTACCCTTTGGTGCCGGCATTGGTACATCGGGCGATATGGGAGCCCGCTTCTCGCCCGAGCACCCGGCCTCCATCATTCCGCCCGATAGCTGGTACGTAGAGATTTGGATTGAAACGGGCGTAGTGGGCTTGACGCTTTACCTGCTTGTGCTGGCCAGTATTATCGCGCTGGGTACTTACAAGGTCTGGCAAATAAAGGACCCGTGGCTGTCTAAACTGATGATTGCCCTACTGGCCGAGTTCATCGGCATTATTGTCATGAGCTACTCAAACCCAACTATTGGACAGTTTCCGACCAGTACCATTCTATTCATCAGCTCCATTCTTTTCACTACCTGCGAACGTTGGGATACGGCCAAAGCCAAAACTCCCGGCGCCGTCAATGTGGTGGCCTAA
- a CDS encoding T9SS type B sorting domain-containing protein, with amino-acid sequence MASALDNPPTSGPLATRKQTNPAQYRARIQYIRQPMRSIRSILRMCLFGLTCGFSHASLGQVCLDLSKEPAVNQSFGQAGSSISLSGRTTYRASTDLCPVDGSYKVTDAVDGSCFMYSWHTIPEDHTPNDVRGNMMIVNASDAAGAFYTHPLTGLCSGTAYEFSVWGVNLLKPGICSDPVLPELTISIETEGGQIIQSINIGTIPQSSTPTWQRFSAVFTAPEQVEGVVVKLINQQGAGGCGNDIALDDIQLKQCGECRPTPVFAPEAFSPNNDGLNDDLVFHLRGANAFNLTIYNRWGKPVFTSNALDQRWDGSQAGAPCPAGDYSWVVNYQLTDATNVIRSYTKTGRVLLLR; translated from the coding sequence ATGGCATCTGCGTTAGATAACCCACCGACATCAGGTCCGCTCGCTACCCGTAAGCAGACAAACCCGGCTCAATACCGGGCCAGAATCCAGTACATTCGCCAGCCGATGCGTAGTATCCGCTCTATCCTGCGAATGTGTCTGTTTGGGCTTACCTGCGGATTCAGTCACGCCAGTTTGGGGCAGGTTTGCCTGGACCTCTCCAAAGAGCCTGCCGTTAACCAGTCGTTCGGGCAAGCCGGATCGAGTATCTCCCTGAGCGGCCGGACAACTTACCGGGCATCAACGGATCTGTGCCCCGTTGACGGATCGTATAAAGTTACCGACGCCGTTGATGGCAGTTGCTTTATGTATTCGTGGCATACCATACCTGAAGATCATACGCCCAACGACGTACGGGGAAATATGATGATCGTGAATGCTTCCGATGCGGCCGGTGCTTTTTATACGCATCCTTTAACAGGCCTCTGTAGCGGTACTGCCTACGAATTCTCGGTGTGGGGGGTCAATTTATTGAAACCCGGTATCTGCTCCGACCCTGTCTTGCCTGAACTGACGATCAGTATCGAAACCGAAGGTGGCCAGATTATTCAGTCCATCAACATCGGGACCATTCCCCAATCATCCACGCCCACCTGGCAGCGTTTCTCGGCAGTGTTCACGGCCCCCGAGCAGGTGGAAGGCGTTGTGGTCAAACTCATCAATCAACAGGGTGCCGGAGGCTGCGGCAACGATATAGCTCTGGACGATATTCAGCTGAAACAATGTGGCGAATGTCGGCCAACACCCGTCTTCGCGCCCGAAGCCTTTTCGCCGAATAATGACGGCCTGAACGATGACCTGGTTTTCCATCTACGGGGAGCTAACGCGTTCAATTTAACTATATATAATCGCTGGGGCAAACCTGTATTCACCAGTAACGCCCTGGACCAACGGTGGGATGGCTCCCAGGCTGGTGCACCCTGCCCGGCCGGCGACTACAGTTGGGTAGTCAATTATCAGTTGACCGACGCAACGAACGTGATTCGATCTTATACCAAGACCGGACGTGTACTGCTGCTCCGGTAG
- a CDS encoding glycosyltransferase — protein sequence MEQFDSIICISQTPWEGDFQKAIVQLMSCLSVRHRVLYVDYQYTLKDWLTRSAGSETLSVRSSIRGTGSLTIKKLDNGSEVYVWYPPVMLPINWLPDKAHDWLVQWNANRLVKGLHRVMRELTMQSPLVVNAFNPVSGLTMLHRLNERATLYYCFDEISVERWTSRHGKRYEALYLQRVDAVVTTSETLRRIKSTLQPNAFCVKNGVNFKLFNQALALASEQPALAKPVVGYLGTADNRIDLDLVEHCVRAMPDVLFQFIGDVNEPLITQRLSRYSNVDFIPPHQPHALPRFLAQLTAAIIPYVCNAHTYTIYPLKINEYLAAGLPVVSTPFSLLDDFDGIIELANNPADFVLALQRALTDESPLRRAARIATAQSNSWEKRAEEFEAIMAQFVHLPQQAAPI from the coding sequence ATGGAACAATTCGACAGCATCATCTGTATCAGCCAGACACCCTGGGAAGGCGATTTCCAAAAGGCCATCGTTCAGTTGATGTCCTGCCTATCGGTGCGCCATCGGGTCCTGTATGTCGACTACCAATATACGCTGAAAGACTGGCTGACGCGTTCTGCCGGCAGCGAAACGCTGTCGGTCCGTTCATCCATCCGGGGAACGGGTTCGCTCACGATCAAAAAATTGGATAATGGCAGTGAGGTATACGTCTGGTATCCACCCGTTATGCTTCCCATAAACTGGCTGCCCGACAAAGCCCACGACTGGCTCGTTCAATGGAACGCGAACCGGCTTGTGAAAGGACTACACCGGGTTATGCGGGAATTGACTATGCAATCACCGCTGGTTGTCAATGCCTTCAACCCAGTATCGGGTCTGACCATGCTTCACAGACTCAACGAGCGCGCCACCTTGTATTACTGTTTCGACGAGATATCGGTCGAACGCTGGACGAGCCGCCACGGCAAGCGTTATGAAGCCCTGTATCTGCAACGTGTCGACGCCGTTGTTACGACGTCGGAGACGCTGCGCCGGATCAAGTCGACGCTGCAGCCCAATGCTTTTTGTGTCAAAAACGGCGTTAATTTTAAGCTATTCAACCAGGCGCTGGCGTTAGCCAGCGAGCAGCCAGCGTTGGCCAAACCCGTTGTTGGCTACCTCGGTACCGCCGACAACCGCATTGACCTGGATCTGGTTGAACACTGCGTACGGGCCATGCCGGATGTGCTGTTTCAGTTTATCGGCGACGTGAACGAACCCCTCATCACCCAGCGACTGTCACGCTATTCAAACGTCGATTTCATTCCTCCGCACCAGCCCCACGCACTGCCCCGGTTTCTGGCTCAACTGACAGCCGCCATCATTCCATACGTATGCAACGCCCACACGTACACGATTTATCCTCTGAAAATCAACGAGTATCTGGCGGCTGGCCTACCGGTGGTATCAACCCCGTTTTCGCTGCTTGACGATTTCGACGGCATTATTGAGCTGGCCAACAACCCGGCAGACTTTGTCCTGGCGCTGCAGCGGGCCCTCACCGACGAGTCGCCCCTGCGCCGGGCCGCGCGAATTGCGACGGCCCAGTCTAACTCGTGGGAGAAACGAGCCGAAGAATTTGAAGCGATTATGGCGCAGTTCGTTCACCTACCCCAGCAGGCCGCCCCTATTTAG
- a CDS encoding glycosyltransferase family 2 protein, with protein MTNFLLPNWIAEHQFTYDPANPPQTLVRELRGRLSRFRSLDPEISIVIPAYNEEANLLNTLSSLAGQLSACRIELIVVNNNSSDRTQELLDQCGVKSVTERQPGVAYARQAGLNAARGWFVANADADCLYPPGWVDAIVNPLRQPTVACTYGLYSFIPNEQASRIMLECYEQVSHTLNFIRSRSEPYLNVYGFNFAFRRDDALAIGGFALDSGPVGSVAELVAEGKMPAVSKKGEDGWMALSLMREGKGTICRVTSTKAHVWTSVRRLVAHGSLGDAFTDRLNRTVKGWASGLLHRN; from the coding sequence ATGACCAATTTTTTACTGCCTAACTGGATCGCAGAGCACCAGTTTACTTATGATCCCGCCAACCCGCCCCAGACGCTCGTCCGGGAACTTCGTGGGCGTCTGAGTCGATTCCGCAGCCTGGACCCTGAGATTTCGATTGTCATTCCGGCCTATAATGAGGAAGCGAACCTGCTGAATACGCTGTCGTCGTTAGCCGGCCAGCTGTCAGCCTGCCGGATTGAGCTGATCGTTGTCAACAACAATTCATCAGACCGTACCCAGGAGTTACTCGATCAATGTGGTGTTAAGTCCGTCACTGAGCGGCAGCCCGGTGTTGCCTACGCCCGGCAGGCTGGACTTAACGCAGCCAGGGGATGGTTTGTGGCTAATGCCGATGCCGACTGTCTCTATCCTCCGGGTTGGGTCGATGCCATCGTTAATCCCCTACGGCAGCCAACCGTAGCCTGCACCTATGGCCTGTATTCCTTTATCCCCAACGAGCAGGCTTCCCGGATTATGCTGGAGTGTTATGAGCAGGTGAGCCATACGCTGAACTTTATCCGAAGCCGGAGCGAACCTTACCTCAATGTGTACGGGTTCAACTTCGCTTTTCGGCGGGACGATGCGCTGGCCATTGGCGGTTTTGCGCTCGATTCGGGTCCGGTAGGGTCCGTTGCTGAACTGGTAGCAGAAGGCAAAATGCCTGCTGTTTCAAAAAAAGGCGAAGATGGCTGGATGGCACTTTCGCTCATGCGGGAGGGAAAAGGCACGATTTGCCGGGTGACCAGCACAAAGGCTCACGTCTGGACCAGCGTCCGGCGTCTGGTTGCCCACGGGAGCCTGGGCGACGCTTTCACCGATCGGCTGAACCGGACCGTAAAAGGGTGGGCGAGCGGCCTGCTGCACCGGAACTGA